One Gossypium hirsutum isolate 1008001.06 chromosome A11, Gossypium_hirsutum_v2.1, whole genome shotgun sequence genomic window carries:
- the LOC107901378 gene encoding epoxide hydrolase 4 — translation MVNLVAAQKPLMNGLMKMAGVQPYSVEIEPGTVMNFWVPCETVKKPGKGEKKVTHLEKPTKPVVVLVHGFAAEGIVTWQFQVGALTKKYSVYVPDLLFFGGSITDKPDRSPTFHAEYLVQGLRKLGVEKCVVVGFSYGGMVAFKMAQMYPHMVEAMVVSGSILAMTDSISVETLNRLGFSSSAELLLPNSVKGLKALLSVAAYKKLWFPDRLHKDYLEVMFTNRKERAELLEGLVISNKDATIPSFPQRIHLLWGEEDQIFKQELAHNMKEQLGETTTFEGIQKAGHLVHLERPCVYNSCLKHFLASLYAEQVNK, via the exons atggtgAATCTTGTAGCAGCACAAAAGCCATTGATGAATGGGTTAATGAAGATGGCGGGGGTTCAGCCTTACTCGGTGGAGATCGAGCCAGGCACGGTGATGAACTTTTGGGTTCCTTGTGAAACAGTCAAGAAACCCGGAAAGGGTGAAAAAAAGGTCACCCATTTGGAGAAACCGACAAAACCAGTGGTGGTCTTAGTGCATGGCTTTGCAGCAGAAGGCATTGTCACATGGCAATTCCAAGTGGGTGCTTTGACGAAGAAGTACTCGGTTTATGTACCCGATCTTCTCTTTTTCGGTGGCTCCATTACTGACAAACCAGACCGGTCACCGACTTTCCATGCCGAGTACTTGGTTCAGGGTTTAAGGAAACTTGGTGTGGAGAAGTGTGTGGTTGTGGGGTTCAGCTATGGTGGGATGGTGGCATTCAAGATGGCTCAGATGTACCCTCACATGGTGGAAGCCATGGTGGTGTCTGGCTCGATCCTGGCCATGACTGATTCCATAAGCGTGGAAACATTAAACAGGCTAGGGTTCTCGTCTTCTGCAGAACTGTTGTTGCCTAATTCTGTTAAGGGTCTTAAAGCTCTTCTCTCCGTTGCTGCTTACAAGAAGCTTTGGTTCCCTGATCGCCTCCACAAAGACTATCTTGAG GTTATGTTTACCAACAGGAAAGAGAGAGCTGAACTACTGGAGGGTTTGGTCATTAGTAATAAGGATGCCACCATACCATCTTTTCCACAG AGAATACATCTGCTGTGGGGTGAAGAAGATCAGATCTTCAAGCAGGAGCTTGCTCACAACATGAAAGA ACAACTAGGAGAGACTACAACATTCGAAGGCATACAAAAGGCAGGTCACTTGGTTCATCTGGAGCGACCTTGTGTTTACAATAGCTGCCTTAAGCATTTCCTGGCTTCACTGTATGCTGAACAAGTTAACAAATGA